The following proteins are encoded in a genomic region of Flexivirga oryzae:
- a CDS encoding M1 family metallopeptidase, whose product MRKPVIVVATTVSAALIAACQSGSDAATPTGSTGQPQPRSSAASTPTGSTGSSGSDAADSNPPGKPGVSYRAALSHPVKDSYYPKHGTPYLDTLHYGLDLDWRPRAKRLTGIATIRFRITTARDSVRFALGTPLHVSKVVLDGKRVSSTRSGNSVTIQTGPLTTNSRHTVAISYAGTPALTQEPAMRSDVQKDGFHIGRTGNTWTFQEPFGAFTWYPVNDQPSDKAYYDARLTAHRGQQGVFNGQLTSSVKTGDSTTNSFHLDKPASSYLTTVAFGRYTHQEVTGPHGLPVNYWYADRHSPMLPLIRKTPQMLSWIEKTLGPYPFASAGFLLVPGNSGMETQTLVTFSDQLSKPDLYETEGDVVHELIHQWFGDEITPTDWKDVWLNESLTMYLEYRYLIDRGYTTESKVYGRLQRGQDEVWRVMGGPPGAYRHDDFGDMNIYDCGALLLHNLEKAYGRAKLDAALKGWPATAKYGNSDRTKFAAYMSKALESKAGPYILHWLTAKTTPAPLPKQP is encoded by the coding sequence ATGCGTAAGCCCGTCATCGTCGTCGCCACCACCGTTTCCGCGGCGCTGATCGCGGCCTGTCAGAGCGGTTCGGACGCGGCGACGCCGACCGGCAGCACAGGTCAACCGCAGCCGCGCTCCAGCGCTGCGAGCACGCCGACCGGGTCCACGGGCTCGTCGGGGTCGGACGCGGCCGACAGCAACCCTCCGGGCAAGCCGGGCGTGTCCTACCGGGCGGCGCTGTCGCATCCGGTCAAGGACAGCTACTACCCGAAGCACGGCACCCCGTATCTGGACACCCTGCACTACGGGCTGGACCTCGACTGGCGGCCGAGGGCCAAGCGTCTCACCGGCATCGCCACGATCCGGTTCCGCATCACGACCGCGCGTGACAGTGTCCGTTTCGCGCTCGGCACACCCTTGCACGTCAGCAAGGTGGTCCTCGACGGCAAGCGGGTGAGCAGCACCCGCAGCGGCAACAGCGTGACGATCCAGACTGGGCCGCTGACGACGAACTCCCGCCATACCGTTGCCATCTCGTATGCCGGAACGCCTGCGCTGACCCAGGAGCCGGCGATGCGGTCCGACGTGCAGAAGGACGGCTTCCACATCGGGCGGACCGGGAACACCTGGACCTTCCAGGAGCCGTTCGGCGCCTTCACCTGGTATCCCGTCAACGACCAGCCGTCCGACAAGGCCTACTACGATGCCCGCCTCACCGCGCATCGCGGGCAGCAGGGCGTCTTCAACGGTCAGCTCACATCGTCGGTGAAAACCGGTGACAGCACGACGAATTCGTTCCACCTCGACAAGCCGGCATCGTCATACCTGACCACCGTGGCATTCGGGAGATACACCCACCAGGAGGTGACCGGGCCGCACGGGCTACCGGTCAACTACTGGTATGCCGACCGGCACAGCCCGATGTTGCCGCTGATCCGCAAGACCCCGCAGATGCTCTCCTGGATCGAGAAGACCCTCGGCCCGTACCCGTTCGCGAGCGCGGGTTTCCTTCTGGTGCCAGGAAACTCGGGCATGGAGACCCAGACGCTCGTGACATTCAGCGACCAACTCTCGAAGCCCGACCTGTATGAGACCGAGGGTGACGTGGTGCACGAGCTCATCCACCAGTGGTTCGGCGACGAGATCACCCCGACCGACTGGAAGGACGTCTGGCTCAACGAGAGCCTGACCATGTACCTCGAATACCGCTACCTGATCGACCGCGGTTACACCACCGAGTCGAAGGTCTACGGCAGGTTGCAGCGCGGTCAGGACGAGGTGTGGCGCGTCATGGGCGGCCCACCCGGTGCCTATCGGCACGACGACTTCGGCGACATGAACATCTATGACTGTGGCGCGCTGCTGCTGCACAATCTCGAAAAAGCCTATGGCAGAGCCAAGCTCGATGCGGCCTTGAAGGGATGGCCGGCGACCGCGAAGTACGGCAACAGTGATCGGACGAAGTTCGCGGCCTACATGAGCAAGGCGCTCGAATCGAAGGCCGGGCCGTACATCCTGCACTGGCTCACCGCGAAGACGACACCCGCGCCGCTGCCGAAGCAGCCCTGA
- a CDS encoding class I SAM-dependent methyltransferase — protein sequence MHTDGTHAHDEDPNYFEVAGWEERYAGADSVWSGKPNPQLVAEASGLRPGTALDVGCGEGGDVIWLAQQGWQVTGADFAAGGLARAARHAEQAGVADRTQWWQVDVRQFDAGGRSYDLVTSHFLHLPDGGMVDAVGRLAGAVAPGGHLLVVGHSPAAHFAELSEAKRRAMFLAADLVPGLPSGFEVLVAEQRPRTVVRDGVSIDIDDSTLLARRLLA from the coding sequence ATGCACACCGACGGGACGCACGCACACGACGAAGACCCCAACTACTTCGAGGTCGCCGGGTGGGAGGAGAGGTATGCCGGGGCCGACTCCGTCTGGAGCGGGAAGCCGAATCCGCAGCTCGTGGCGGAGGCGAGCGGGTTGCGGCCCGGCACCGCGTTGGACGTCGGGTGCGGCGAGGGCGGGGACGTCATCTGGCTGGCGCAGCAGGGCTGGCAGGTGACCGGTGCGGACTTCGCCGCGGGCGGCCTGGCGCGCGCCGCCCGGCACGCGGAGCAGGCCGGCGTCGCGGACCGCACGCAGTGGTGGCAGGTGGACGTTCGTCAGTTCGACGCGGGCGGACGCTCCTACGACCTGGTGACGTCGCACTTCCTGCACCTGCCCGACGGCGGGATGGTGGACGCCGTGGGCCGGTTGGCCGGTGCCGTTGCTCCCGGCGGGCACCTGCTGGTCGTCGGCCACTCGCCGGCGGCGCACTTCGCCGAGCTGTCCGAGGCGAAGCGGAGGGCGATGTTCCTGGCGGCTGACCTGGTGCCCGGATTGCCCTCGGGCTTCGAGGTGTTGGTGGCCGAGCAGCGTCCGCGCACCGTGGTCCGCGACGGGGTCAGCATCGACATCGACGACTCGACGCTGCTCGCGCGGCGCCTTCTCGCGTGA
- a CDS encoding DHA2 family efflux MFS transporter permease subunit encodes MELQQVNPWRALIALCIGFFMILVDSTIVSVATPAIQEGLHTDINSVVWVTSAYLLAYAVPLLFTGRLGDRFGPRRLYLTGLALFTLSSLWCGLTNTIGMLIAARVVQGVGAAMMTPQTMAVITRTFPGERRGQAMSLWGAVAGVATLVGPVVGGLITENWGWEWIFYVNVPVGVIGFVLAWWLVPTLPVHSHTFDWVGVSLSGAGLFCLVFGIQEGESYDWGTMWGIISVPLLIVLGVVLMVLFVWWQARTKVDALVPLALFRDRNFSLANVAICIVGFVITSFALPMMIYAQVVRGLSPIESGLLFVPMAVLAAILSPAVGHLVDRYHPRVVAGFGLTCLAVGAFWLGAVIGPDTPTWKLVLPMLVLGMANGFMWSPISVTATRTLPPQRAGAGSGVYNMTRQMGAVIGSAAIAAVMQARLTHHLGSGAGDYAARQSNTPVHLPPFVAHGFARSMGESIYLPAAIAIIAIIAVLFFRNPHGERTVIDAPPQKETAAG; translated from the coding sequence TTGGAGCTGCAACAGGTGAACCCGTGGCGCGCGCTGATCGCGCTGTGCATCGGGTTCTTCATGATCCTGGTCGACTCGACGATCGTGTCGGTCGCCACGCCCGCCATCCAGGAGGGTCTGCACACCGACATCAACAGTGTCGTCTGGGTCACCAGCGCCTACCTGCTCGCGTATGCCGTGCCGCTGCTGTTCACCGGGAGGCTCGGTGACCGGTTCGGTCCGCGCCGGCTCTACCTGACCGGTCTCGCGCTCTTCACGCTGTCGTCCCTGTGGTGCGGCCTCACGAACACCATCGGGATGCTCATCGCGGCACGCGTCGTGCAGGGTGTCGGCGCGGCGATGATGACGCCGCAGACCATGGCGGTGATCACCCGGACCTTCCCCGGCGAGCGCCGCGGCCAGGCGATGAGCCTGTGGGGCGCGGTCGCGGGCGTGGCGACCCTGGTCGGTCCGGTGGTCGGCGGGCTGATCACCGAGAACTGGGGCTGGGAGTGGATCTTCTACGTCAACGTCCCGGTCGGCGTCATCGGGTTCGTGCTCGCGTGGTGGCTGGTGCCGACGCTACCGGTGCACTCGCACACCTTCGACTGGGTCGGTGTGTCGCTCAGCGGCGCCGGGCTGTTCTGCCTGGTGTTCGGCATCCAGGAGGGTGAGTCCTACGACTGGGGCACCATGTGGGGGATTATCTCTGTGCCGTTGCTGATCGTGCTCGGTGTCGTCCTGATGGTGTTGTTCGTGTGGTGGCAGGCGCGCACGAAGGTCGACGCGCTGGTGCCGCTCGCGCTCTTCCGGGACCGCAACTTCAGCCTGGCCAACGTGGCGATCTGCATCGTCGGTTTCGTGATCACCTCGTTCGCGTTGCCGATGATGATCTACGCACAGGTGGTGCGGGGACTGTCGCCGATCGAGTCCGGCCTGCTCTTCGTGCCGATGGCCGTCCTGGCTGCGATCCTCTCCCCCGCCGTGGGGCACCTGGTCGACCGCTACCACCCGCGGGTGGTAGCCGGTTTCGGATTGACCTGTCTGGCGGTCGGGGCCTTCTGGCTGGGTGCCGTGATCGGTCCGGACACCCCGACCTGGAAACTCGTGCTGCCGATGCTGGTGCTGGGTATGGCGAACGGCTTCATGTGGTCCCCGATCTCGGTGACCGCCACCAGGACCCTGCCGCCGCAGCGTGCCGGCGCCGGCTCGGGCGTCTACAACATGACCCGCCAGATGGGTGCCGTCATCGGCAGCGCCGCCATCGCCGCCGTCATGCAGGCCCGCCTGACGCACCATCTCGGCAGCGGCGCCGGCGACTACGCCGCAAGGCAGAGCAACACCCCCGTGCACCTGCCGCCGTTCGTGGCACACGGTTTCGCCCGCTCGATGGGTGAGTCGATCTACCTCCCGGCCGCGATCGCGATCATCGCGATCATCGCGGTGCTGTTCTTCCGCAACCCGCACGGCGAGCGCACCGTCATCGACGCACCGCCGCAGAAGGAGACCGCGGCCGGCTGA
- the ald gene encoding alanine dehydrogenase has product MKIAVPTEVKAGEHRVGITPVGVHELVRNGHEVLVQRGAGEGSSLADDAYVAEGARIVESADDVWGEADIVLKVKEPIEEEYHRLRADLTLFTYLHLAADEALTRELVKTKVTGIAYETVQLPSGMLPLLYPMSEVAGCLAPQVGAHSLMKEHGGSGVLMGGVGGVASAKVVVLGGGVTGQNAANIALGMGADVTILDTDLEKLRMTFWRYDNRVRQIASSEMAVREQVLGADLVIGSVLIPGARAPKLVSNEMVANMKPGSVLVDIAVDQGGCFEDTHPTTHADPTFRVHGSTFYCVANMPGAVPNTSTWALTNATLPYVVRLANHGWQEALHADAALARGLNTYAGQVVCEPVAEAHGLEYVDPASVIG; this is encoded by the coding sequence AGATCGCAGTCCCGACAGAGGTCAAGGCGGGCGAGCACCGAGTGGGCATCACCCCGGTCGGCGTGCACGAACTCGTCCGGAACGGCCACGAGGTGCTGGTCCAGCGGGGAGCCGGCGAGGGCAGCTCGCTCGCCGACGACGCGTACGTCGCGGAGGGTGCCCGGATCGTCGAGTCGGCCGACGACGTGTGGGGCGAGGCCGACATCGTGCTGAAGGTGAAGGAGCCGATCGAGGAGGAGTACCACCGGCTCCGTGCGGATCTGACGCTCTTCACCTACCTGCACCTGGCCGCCGACGAGGCGCTCACCCGCGAGCTGGTGAAGACGAAGGTCACCGGGATCGCTTACGAGACAGTGCAACTCCCGTCCGGGATGCTGCCGCTGCTCTATCCGATGAGCGAGGTCGCGGGTTGCCTCGCCCCGCAGGTCGGTGCGCACTCGCTGATGAAGGAACACGGCGGGTCGGGGGTGCTGATGGGCGGTGTCGGCGGTGTCGCCAGTGCGAAGGTCGTCGTCCTCGGCGGCGGGGTGACCGGCCAGAACGCCGCGAACATCGCCCTCGGCATGGGTGCGGACGTCACGATCCTGGACACCGACCTGGAGAAACTGCGGATGACGTTCTGGCGCTACGACAACCGGGTCCGGCAGATCGCCAGCTCCGAGATGGCGGTGCGCGAGCAGGTGCTCGGAGCCGACCTGGTCATCGGGTCCGTGCTGATCCCGGGTGCCCGGGCGCCGAAGCTGGTCAGCAACGAGATGGTCGCCAACATGAAGCCCGGCTCGGTGCTGGTGGACATCGCGGTGGACCAGGGCGGCTGCTTCGAGGACACCCACCCGACGACGCACGCCGACCCGACGTTCCGGGTCCACGGCAGCACGTTCTACTGCGTCGCCAACATGCCCGGCGCCGTCCCGAACACCTCCACCTGGGCGCTCACCAACGCGACCCTGCCGTATGTCGTGCGGTTGGCGAACCACGGATGGCAGGAGGCGCTGCACGCCGACGCCGCGCTCGCCCGCGGCCTGAACACCTATGCCGGGCAGGTCGTCTGCGAGCCGGTTGCCGAGGCGCACGGACTGGAGTACGTCGATCCCGCGAGCGTCATCGGCTGA